A part of Synchiropus splendidus isolate RoL2022-P1 chromosome 19, RoL_Sspl_1.0, whole genome shotgun sequence genomic DNA contains:
- the rhot1a gene encoding mitochondrial Rho GTPase 1-A isoform X1 → MRKDVRILLVGEPKVGKTSLIMSLVSEEFPDEVPLRAEEITIPADVTPERVPTHIVDYSEAEQSDEQLYQEISKANVICIVYSVNNKKSIEKVTSHWIPLINDRTDKDSRVPLILVGNKSDLVEHSSMETILPIMNQYQDIETCVECSAKNLKNISELFYYAQKAVLHPTGPLYCPEEKELKPSCIKALTRIFKVSDLDNDGILNDNELNFFQRTCFNTPLAPQALEDVKNVVRRNMLDGVKDNGLTLKGFLFLHTLFIQRGRHETTWTVLRRFGYDDDLELTQEYLFPIVKIPADCTTELNHNAYLFLQSVFDKHDKDRDCALSPEEVRDLFKVFPYMPWGPDVNNTVCTNEQGWITYQGYLSQWTLTTYLDVQRSLEYLGYLGYSIIYEQESQAAAITVTRNKRIDLQKKQTQRSVFRCNVLGARNSGKSGFLQAFLGKNLQRQRRIREDHKSLYAISTTYVYGQEKYLLLHEVMPDLDSLTDVDLACDVVCLVYDVNDPRSFEFCAKAFKQYFIDSKTPCVVIAAKSDLHEVRQHSSLSPHDFCRKHKLHPPQPFTCNTSEAPNKDVFTRLTTMAMYPHMAQADLKNSTFWLRASVGATVFAVLGFAMYRALLKQR, encoded by the exons ATGAGGAAAGACGTGCGGATACTTTTAGTGGGTGAAC CCAAGGTGGGCAAGACGTCACTCATCATGTCTCTGGTCAGTGAGGAGTTTCCCGATGAG GTCCCTCTGCGGGCAGAAGAAATCACCATCCCAGCTGATGTCACTCCAGAGAGGGTGCCCACTCACATCGTTGACTATTCAG AAGCTGAACAATCAGACGAGCAGCTGTATCAGGAAATATCCAAG GCAAATGTCATCTGCATAGTATATTCAGTCAACAACAAGAAGTCTATCGAAAAG GTGACAAGCCACTGGATTCCCCTCATCAATGACAGGACAGACAAAGACAGCAG GGTGCCGTTGATCCTTGTGGGCAACAAGTCTGACCTGGTGGAGCACAGCAGCATGGAGACCATTCTCCCAATCATGAACCAGTACCAGGACATTGAGACTTGCGTTGAG TGTTCTGCCAAAAACCTGAAGAACATCTCTGAGCTCTTCTACTACGCCCAGAAGGCGGTGCTCCACCCCACGGGACCCCTGTACTGcccagaggagaaggag CTGAAGCCGTCTTGCATCAAGGCATTAACTAGGATCTTCAAAGTGTCCGACTTGGACAACGACGGAATCCTCAACGATAATGAGCTCAATTTCTTCCAG AGGACATGCTTCAACACTCCGCTGGCACCGCAGGCCTTAGAGGATGTTAAGAATGTGGTACGGAGGAACATGCTGGATGGAGTCAAGGACAACGGACTGACCCTTAAAG GCTTCTTGTTCCTGCACACTCTCTTCATACAGCGAGGTCGGCATGAAACCACCTGGACCGTGCTGAGGAGGTTCGGCTACGACGACGACCTGGAGCTCACCCAAGAATACCTGTTCCCCAT AGTTAAGATTCCTGCCGACTGCACCACCGAGCTCAACCACAACGCCTACCTCTTCCTCCAGAGTGTCTTTGACAAGCACGATAAA GACAGAGACTGCGCGCTCTCTCCAGAGGAAGTGCGGGACTTGTTCAAAGTCTTCCCCTACATGCCCTGGGGCCCGGATGTAAACAACACCGTGTGCACCAATGAGCAGGGCTGGATCACATACCAGGGATATCTGTCCCAGTGGAC GCTAACAACATACCTGGATGTGCAGCGGAGTTTGGAGTACCTGGGTTACCTGGGCTACTCCATCATCTACGAGCAGGAGTCTCAAGCTGCTGCCATCACAG TGACGCGGAACAAGCGCATTGACCTCCAGAAGAAGCAAACTCAGCGCAGTGTCTTCCGCTGCAACGTTTTGGGGGCTCGCAACAGCGGGAAGAGCGGCTTCCTCCAAGCGTTTCTAGGGAAGAACCTTCAG CGTCAGAGGCGGATCAGGGAGGACCACAAGTCCCTCTATGCCATCAGCACCACATATGTTTATGGTCAGGAGAAGTACCTGCTG CTCCACGAGGTGATGCCGGACCTGGACTCCCTCACAGATGTGGACCTGGCCTGCGACGTGGTCTGCCTCGTGTACGACGTCAACGATCCACGCTCCTTTGAGTTCTGTGCCAAAGCTTTCAAG CAATATTTCATAGATAGCAAAACGCCCTGCGTGGTCATCGCGGCCAAGTCGGACCTGCACGAAGTCCGGCAGCACTCCAGCCTCTCGCCGCACGATTTCTGCCGGAAGCACAAGCTGCACCCGCCTCAGCCCTTCACGTGCAACACGTCAGAAGCCCCCAACAAAGACGTCTTCACCAGACTCACCACCATGGCCATGTACCC ACACATGGCCCAGGCAGACCTGAAGAACTCCACCTTCTGGCTCAGGGCCAGCGTCGGCGCCACCGTTTTTGCTGTTCTGGGCTTCGCCATGTACAGAGCTCTGCTGAAGCAGCGGTGA
- the rhot1a gene encoding mitochondrial Rho GTPase 1-A isoform X2, whose amino-acid sequence MRKDVRILLVGEPKVGKTSLIMSLVSEEFPDEVPLRAEEITIPADVTPERVPTHIVDYSEAEQSDEQLYQEISKANVICIVYSVNNKKSIEKVTSHWIPLINDRTDKDSRVPLILVGNKSDLVEHSSMETILPIMNQYQDIETCVECSAKNLKNISELFYYAQKAVLHPTGPLYCPEEKELKPSCIKALTRIFKVSDLDNDGILNDNELNFFQRTCFNTPLAPQALEDVKNVVRRNMLDGVKDNGLTLKGFLFLHTLFIQRGRHETTWTVLRRFGYDDDLELTQEYLFPIVKIPADCTTELNHNAYLFLQSVFDKHDKDRDCALSPEEVRDLFKVFPYMPWGPDVNNTVCTNEQGWITYQGYLSQWTLTTYLDVQRSLEYLGYLGYSIIYEQESQAAAITVTRNKRIDLQKKQTQRSVFRCNVLGARNSGKSGFLQAFLGKNLQRQRRIREDHKSLYAISTTYVYGQEKYLLLHEVMPDLDSLTDVDLACDVVCLVYDVNDPRSFEFCAKAFKQYFIDSKTPCVVIAAKSDLHEVRQHSSLSPHDFCRKHKLHPPQPFTCNTSEAPNKDVFTRLTTMAMYPHIRLRCLCACNRCAYCLCQNLLKLELLRSVKAQLHRAMQNRSILREGPRLHSVPPSVPGQRHQERWNVESTGDENISCSLCSRHMAQADLKNSTFWLRASVGATVFAVLGFAMYRALLKQR is encoded by the exons ATGAGGAAAGACGTGCGGATACTTTTAGTGGGTGAAC CCAAGGTGGGCAAGACGTCACTCATCATGTCTCTGGTCAGTGAGGAGTTTCCCGATGAG GTCCCTCTGCGGGCAGAAGAAATCACCATCCCAGCTGATGTCACTCCAGAGAGGGTGCCCACTCACATCGTTGACTATTCAG AAGCTGAACAATCAGACGAGCAGCTGTATCAGGAAATATCCAAG GCAAATGTCATCTGCATAGTATATTCAGTCAACAACAAGAAGTCTATCGAAAAG GTGACAAGCCACTGGATTCCCCTCATCAATGACAGGACAGACAAAGACAGCAG GGTGCCGTTGATCCTTGTGGGCAACAAGTCTGACCTGGTGGAGCACAGCAGCATGGAGACCATTCTCCCAATCATGAACCAGTACCAGGACATTGAGACTTGCGTTGAG TGTTCTGCCAAAAACCTGAAGAACATCTCTGAGCTCTTCTACTACGCCCAGAAGGCGGTGCTCCACCCCACGGGACCCCTGTACTGcccagaggagaaggag CTGAAGCCGTCTTGCATCAAGGCATTAACTAGGATCTTCAAAGTGTCCGACTTGGACAACGACGGAATCCTCAACGATAATGAGCTCAATTTCTTCCAG AGGACATGCTTCAACACTCCGCTGGCACCGCAGGCCTTAGAGGATGTTAAGAATGTGGTACGGAGGAACATGCTGGATGGAGTCAAGGACAACGGACTGACCCTTAAAG GCTTCTTGTTCCTGCACACTCTCTTCATACAGCGAGGTCGGCATGAAACCACCTGGACCGTGCTGAGGAGGTTCGGCTACGACGACGACCTGGAGCTCACCCAAGAATACCTGTTCCCCAT AGTTAAGATTCCTGCCGACTGCACCACCGAGCTCAACCACAACGCCTACCTCTTCCTCCAGAGTGTCTTTGACAAGCACGATAAA GACAGAGACTGCGCGCTCTCTCCAGAGGAAGTGCGGGACTTGTTCAAAGTCTTCCCCTACATGCCCTGGGGCCCGGATGTAAACAACACCGTGTGCACCAATGAGCAGGGCTGGATCACATACCAGGGATATCTGTCCCAGTGGAC GCTAACAACATACCTGGATGTGCAGCGGAGTTTGGAGTACCTGGGTTACCTGGGCTACTCCATCATCTACGAGCAGGAGTCTCAAGCTGCTGCCATCACAG TGACGCGGAACAAGCGCATTGACCTCCAGAAGAAGCAAACTCAGCGCAGTGTCTTCCGCTGCAACGTTTTGGGGGCTCGCAACAGCGGGAAGAGCGGCTTCCTCCAAGCGTTTCTAGGGAAGAACCTTCAG CGTCAGAGGCGGATCAGGGAGGACCACAAGTCCCTCTATGCCATCAGCACCACATATGTTTATGGTCAGGAGAAGTACCTGCTG CTCCACGAGGTGATGCCGGACCTGGACTCCCTCACAGATGTGGACCTGGCCTGCGACGTGGTCTGCCTCGTGTACGACGTCAACGATCCACGCTCCTTTGAGTTCTGTGCCAAAGCTTTCAAG CAATATTTCATAGATAGCAAAACGCCCTGCGTGGTCATCGCGGCCAAGTCGGACCTGCACGAAGTCCGGCAGCACTCCAGCCTCTCGCCGCACGATTTCTGCCGGAAGCACAAGCTGCACCCGCCTCAGCCCTTCACGTGCAACACGTCAGAAGCCCCCAACAAAGACGTCTTCACCAGACTCACCACCATGGCCATGTACCC CCACATCCGTCTGCGCTGCCTGTGCGCCTGCAACAGGTGCGCCTATTGCCTGTGTCAGAACCTGCtcaagctggagctgctgcgcAGTGTCAAGGCCCAACTCCACAGGGCCATGCAAAACAGGTCCATACTCAGAGAAGGCCCTAGACTCCACTCAGTCCCTCCCTCTGTCCCC GGGCAGCGCCACCAAGAGCGATGGAACGTTGAATCTACTGGGGATGAAAACATCAGCTGTTCTCTCTGTTCCAGACACATGGCCCAGGCAGACCTGAAGAACTCCACCTTCTGGCTCAGGGCCAGCGTCGGCGCCACCGTTTTTGCTGTTCTGGGCTTCGCCATGTACAGAGCTCTGCTGAAGCAGCGGTGA
- the adap2 gene encoding arf-GAP with dual PH domain-containing protein 2 yields MKTCVMASSGQNERVLLELVKQPENSVCADCGAPGPDWVCCNLGLFVCLNCSGVHRNFSHRVRSIKLDFWEDDLVEFMKSKGNVCAKALYEKAVPPYYYRPQPSDCSVLREQWIRAKYERTEFNGETKYPPPAYTTGFYEGTLWKKGKDKIQFLKRKFVLSRRDSVLTYFNKEDEFKGPKAVIPIKDLNATFQPEKIGHPNGLQLCYQCNDRTRNLYVYHESAEEVVTWFNAIRAARYVYLQDTYPTLSGAELVPKITWNFLKQGYMEKTGPLKTEAFKKRWFVLDAVSRKLLYFKDQLDAEELGVIFIGLENKGYSARRCIPKHSKWSKWKCGITLETPARKYVFMCEQDREQIEWLDALRDVMSTPMSPEDYTTAATIQLQRRTI; encoded by the exons ATGAAGACGTGCGTTATGGCCAGTAGCGGACAAAACGAGAGAGTCCTGCTGGAGCTGGTGAAGCAGCCGGAGAACAGTGTGTGCGCGGACTGTGGTGCTCCTG GTCCAGATTGGGTTTGCTGCAACCTGGGCTTGTTTGTTTGCCTGAACTGCTCGGGTGTCCATCGCAACTTTTCCCACAGAGTCAGATCCATAAAGCTGGACTTCTGGGAGGACGACCTCGTAGAG TTTATGAAGTCCAAGGGAAACGTCTGCGCCAAAGCCTTGTACGAGAAGGCTGTTCCTCCTTATTATTACCGTCCACAGCCGAGTGACTGCAG TGTCCTGCGTGAACAGTGGATTCGGGCGAAATATGAGAGGACGGAGTTTAACGGAGAAACCAAGTACCCTCCACCCGCATACACCACAG GGTTCTATGAAGGAACTTTGTGGAAAAAAGGCAAAGACAAGATACAATTCTTGAAGAGGAAGTTTGTTTTGTCGCGGAGAGACTCCGTTCTCACCTACTTCAACAAGGAAGAC GAATTCAAAGGCCCTAAAGCTGTAATACCCATAAAAGACCTGAACGCCACCTTCCAGCCGGAGAAGATCGGTCATCCCAACGGTCTGCAGCTCTGCTACCAGTGCAATGATCGCACCAGGAACCTTTACGTTTACCATGAAAGTGCTGAG GAAGTAGTCACTTGGTTCAACGCCATCAGGGCTGCGCGTTACGTTTACCTGCAGGACACTTACCCGACACTAAGTGGCGCTGAA CTCGTTCCAAAAATAACCTGGAACTTCCTGAAGCAAGGATACATGGAAAAAACAGGTCCATTG AAAACGGAGGCTTTTAAAAAGAGGTGGTTTGTCTTGGATGCTGTGTCCAGAAAGCTGCTCTACTTCAAAGACCAACTG GATGCAGAAGAGTTGGGGGTGATCTTCATCGGCCTTGAGAACAAAGGTTACTCGGCCCGCCGGTGCATCCCGAAACATTCCAAATGGAGCAAGTGGAAGTGCGGCATCACCCTGGAGACGCCTGCGAGGAAGTACGTGTTCATGTGCGAGCAGGACCGAGAGCAGATCGAGTGGCTGGACGCGCTGAGAGACGTGATGTCGACGCCCATGTCACCTGAAGATTACACCA CTGCAGCCACAATCCAACTACAAAGACGAACAATTTGA